In Mustela nigripes isolate SB6536 chromosome 2, MUSNIG.SB6536, whole genome shotgun sequence, a single window of DNA contains:
- the HTR1F gene encoding 5-hydroxytryptamine receptor 1F, with protein MDFLNSSDQNLTSEELLNRMPSKILVSLTLSGLALMTTTINSLVIAAIIVTRKLHHPANYLICSLAVTDFLVAVLVMPFSIVYIVRESWIMGQVVCDIWLSVDITCCTCSILHLSAIALDRYRAITDAVEYSRKRTPKHAGIMITVVWIISIFISMPPLFWRHQGTSRDDECIIKHDHIVSTIYSTFGAFYIPLTLILILYYKIYKAAKTLYHKRQASRIAKEEVNGQVLLGSGEKSTRLVSTPYTEKSLSDPSTDFDKIHNTVKSPRSEFKHEKSWRRQKISGTRERKAATTLGLILGAFVICWLPFFVKELVVNVCEKCKISEEMSNFLTWLGYLNSLINPLIYTIFNEDFKKAFQKLVRCRC; from the coding sequence atggatttcttaaACTCATCTGATCAAAACTTGACCTCAGAAGAACTGTTAAACAGAATGCCATCCAAAATTCTGGTGTCCCTCACTCTCTCCGGGCTGGCACTGATGACAACGACCATCAACTCCCTTGTGATTGCGGCAATTATTGTGACCCGGAAGTTGCACCACCCAGCCAACTATTTAATTTGCTCGCTTGCAGTCACAGATTTTCTTGTAGCTGTCCTGGTGATGCCTTTCAGCATCGTGTATATTGTGAGAGAGAGCTGGATAATGGGGCAAGTGGTCTGTGACATCTGGCTGAGCGTTGACATCACGTGCTGCACGTGTTCCATCTTACATCTCTCTGCTATAGCTTTGGATCGGTATCGGGCAATCACAGATGCTGTGGAGTACTCCAGGAAAAGGACTCCCAAGCATGCTGGCATTATGATTACAGTTGTTTGGATTATATCCATTTTTATCTCTATGCCTCCTTTATTCTGGAGGCACCAAGGAACTAGCCGAGATGATGAGTGCATCATCAAACACGACCACATTGTTTCCACAATTTATTCAACATTTGGAGCTTTCTACATCCCATTAACATTGATTTTGATCCTCtactacaaaatatataaagcagcaAAAACGTTATACCACAAGAGACAAGCAAGTAGGATTGCCAAGGAGGAGGTGAATGGCCAAGTCCTTTTGGGGAGTGGTGAGAAAAGCACTAGACTAGTCTCCACTCCCTACACAGAAAAATCTTTATCTGATCCATCAACAGACTTTGATAAAATTCATAACACGGTGAAAAGCCCCAGGTCTGAATTCAAGCACGAGAAATCTTGGAGAAGGCAAAAGATCTCAGGCACAAGAGAACGCAAAGCAGCCACTACCCTAGGATTAATCTTGGGTGCATTTGTGATATGTTGGCTGCCTTTCTTTGTTAAAGAATTGGTTGTTAATGTCTGTGAAAAGTGtaaaatttctgaagaaatgtcAAATTTTTTGACATGGCTTGGATATCTCAATTCCCTTATAAATCCACTGATTTATACAATCTTTAATGAAGACTTCAAGAAAGCATTCCAAAAGCTAGTACGATGCCGATGTTAA